The genomic interval AAATCTAAAAAACATGTAGTATCAAAAGAATTATTCTCTAATAAATATTTATGGGCTGCATTTGGTGTAGGATTTGTACTATTAAACATTGTTCTTTTAGTACCTGCATTTGAAGGATTATTCCAAGTTGCTCCACTTACACTTAATAACTTATTAACTATATATGGATTATCATTATGTACTTTCATAGTTGTTCAATTTGTTAAATTTATAAGAGAAAAATTTACTGAAAATAAAACAAACACTGTTCAAGAATCAAATAAAGAAAATAGAGCAGCTTAATTATAGTTTTCTATAGACCATGCCAATTCGGTATTAGCATGGTCTATATTTATATCTAATAATACCAATTAAGAATAGACAGGAGGATTATTTTGCATGGAGTTTTTAGGATCTCTATTAACATTTTTAATTGATATTGTAGGTTCCTTTGGATACTTTGGAATCTTATTAATAGTTGGGTTAGAATATGCTTGTTTCCCATTACCTAGTGAAGTGGTTTTAACCTTCTTTGGTCTTAGTGCATCTCAAGGAGAATTTTCACTTATTGGAGTTATAATATTTAGTATTATAGGTGGATTATTAGGTTCATTAATCTGTTACGCCATTGGCTACTATGGTGGTGTCCCTCTTCAAGAATGGTTAGGACGTAAATTTCCAAGCAGTCAAAAAAGTATGTTAGCATTAAATAAATGGTTTAAAAAATATGGAAAGCCAGCTGTATTGCTAGCTAGGATAGTTCCACTTACTCGTACATATGTATCTTTATTAGCTGGCGCTGAGAAATTCAGCTTAAAATATTTCATCTTATACTCTTCTTTAGGTATAAGTATTTGGAACATTTTTTTAGTTTCCTTAGGATATTTTATAGGTGATAATCTACCACTTATAAATTCAATAATGGAGAAATACACCTTTGTCACTTTAGCTATTTTAATTATTGCTGTGATTATTTTCATTTATCTTAAATTTTTCAAAAAAGAAAAGAACACATCAAAATAATTATAATTAAAAAGACTATGCTAAAATCTTATTTCTTAGTTTTAGCACAGTCTTTTTTTAATTAAATAACAATCTCAACTTTTATTCTAAATTATCTATTTCACTACTTATTATTCATTTAATCTTTCTTTAATTAAATAATAGTTTTATCAATTATGATAAAATTTATTTTTATTCCTTTGTATATTTTTATTAAATAGTAGTGTTAGCACTTCTTATTCCTTTATAGAAAAGATAGTAAGTTAACATCATATATGGTTGTAACCAAAGCATACCTATTCCAAAAGTAAGGAAAGATAATATCATCCATCCTATAAAGCTTAAGTTCATAACTATATACTTCCATCTATATCCCTTAGTTATATTAAAGCTCATTTCTATAGCTTCCATTACTCCAACACCCTCATCTTCTGTCAATATCATAGGTACAGGGAATAATATTGCCTCTATAAAAAATCCTAAAGCAACTAAAATAATAAGAACTACAATAAATACTACGATGCTTTGACTAGCTATAAAAGCAACTGAAAATATCATTGTAAATATAATCCAACCTATTCCTACAACTAATCCAATTAAAATATCACATAATAAAATTTTAAGAGTAGTCTTGAAACTTATTAAGCATTCTAAGTATTTTACTTTTCCCTCTGTTTCATTTAGCTTAATACAATACTTTATAAAGCTTCCAGTTAAAAATGTTGAGATTAGTGCAATTATAATCCACCCGAATACAGGTATTGGAGATAATAAAAAACTTAATAAAAATGTTGAAACAAAAAATAACAAACATGCTCCTACAGCATTTTCCCATCTTCCTCTTAATAATTCTTTGGCTTTTAGTTTACACTCTACTCTATCAGTCACTAAATAGCGCCTCCTAAAAATTGATTGCTTAATTAAATACATCTAATTACTTTTATATTATTCATAATCTTCAATAATTAACACAAAAACTTAAGGAATATATTAAAATATAAATTTCATTTTATTATCTGATATAATTTAAACAATAGGATTCCTATAAAACTATGATTTAGGTAATAAACCTTTTAAATCTATTACTAATTATAAAGTTTATCTCTTTACTAAACCAAGATTTAAAAGAACCTAATTAAGCTAATCTTAATGAGGATTTCTATAAAGCTTTTTAATAAAATATAATTTAATGAAAGGTATAAATTTATGAGAAAAAAATATTTTATATTAACCATTTTAACCATGATACTTGGTCTTTTATCTAGAAAATTCATGTCCTATGTTCCTAGTTTAATATCACCATACTTAGGTGATGTCCTTTGGGCAACTATGGTTTATTTTGGCTTTAGATTTCTACTTCCCAAACTAAATACTAATACTTCTTTTTTAATCGCTATTCTTTTCTCCTTTGGAATAGAATTTAGCCAAATATATCAAGCAAAGTGGATTAATAATATTAGAGCTACAACCCTTGGCGGCTTAGTTCTTGGACATGGCTTCCTTTGGAGTGATTTACTTTGTTACACCATAGGGATATTAATTGGATCTTTTATAGACAGGCTTGCTCTTATTAAAAAAAAGCTCTAAGGTAAGCAAAAAACCTTAGAGCACAGAAGAGGTATCTACAATAGCAACCACTATGTGATAAATAGCTTTAAGTTTATAGCTTAAAGCTATTTATTATCTTATATTCAAATTTTTCTTAAAATATTCCTATTGTAAATTTAAATTATGAAATATAATTCTAACTCCTCATTTTATAAATTTTAAAAAATAAGTTAATCAAAAGCATTTAAATTACTTAATTACAATATCAAAATCAATATTTCCATTGTTTTTAATTGTAATTTCTGCACTTCTTGTTTCACTATTATATTTTACTGTTGGAATATCATAACTTCCTTCTATTCCATTAACATTTGTAATAGTTGGAGCTTTATCAATATTCATCAATTTAATTACGCTAGTTCTCTTTTCACCATTATTAGTATTTTTTATATAACTATCATATACCCAATTAAGTGCATCTACCTTGCTCATTTCTGGTAACTTTTTAGCTTCATCAGCATTTTTAGCACCTTCCCAAAGAGAATCTTTATTGGTTCTATAGTTATTTAATTTAATATTAATTGATTGATTATTATCTTCCATAATTAAATAAGTATGCGGTTCTAATGTAACTTCTGATTTAATATTAGCAATATCAAATGATCCTTTTTGATTAATATTTTCATTATACTTATAGTTATAAATAAACCAACGATTATCTAATTTTTGAGCAAATATATTACCATTATATTCTTCTTTATATAATTTATTAAAATATTCTTTTCTATTTGTAATATTAGATAATTCTGATGAATTCATATCTATTAATTTAATCTGACTTCCAGATAAACGACTCTCTATTTTATTGCGTTCAATAGAAGATGGAACTGCTGGAATATTTCCATAACGTCCAGTTGTATACGCAGGAGATTGACTCATCTCTGTATTAAGCCCTACAAAATAATTACCGTTTCCGTTTTGTGTGAAATTACCATATAATAAAGATTTAGTTTTTGCACGCATTTCATTTTTTGAAGGACTAGGATTATTAATAACATATCTGAAAAACTCTTTAATCACATTTGAGAACAATGGTGATTCTTCATTTCTAACTCCATAGGTATATGCTGGATGTTCAAAATTATATACACATCCTCCATTTAAATAAATATTCATTGCTTCAATACCTAATAAAGCTTCTGGCTCTGTAAGCCATTGTCTATTTCCTTGAGTTTTACCTATATTTCCACTTTCAAACAACTTCCACTTGCCAGTTTCATACCATTTCCATGTATCCATTAATCCTCCCCACTGATATGCATAGTCAGTAAGCCAAAGTCCAGTCATATAGCTACTTGTTGGTGCATCATTTCCTTCAGCTTGTGGAGTATTCTTATACATAAATATAAAGTTTTCCCAATACTTTTCTACAGCTTCCTTAAATACAGTTTTTCCATTAGATCCAAATGCTTTTTCTATAGATCCTCCATTATTTTGCTCTGACCAAATAAAATAACCACCATATTTTGCAGAAAGTTTTAAGTATTCTGCTGCGTTACTTTCTACATTATCTGTCCAAACCCAATAATTTTCTGTACTAAATACACCTTGTAAAGCGCTGTACTTTGAATACATATCT from Clostridium perfringens carries:
- a CDS encoding DedA family protein; the protein is MEFLGSLLTFLIDIVGSFGYFGILLIVGLEYACFPLPSEVVLTFFGLSASQGEFSLIGVIIFSIIGGLLGSLICYAIGYYGGVPLQEWLGRKFPSSQKSMLALNKWFKKYGKPAVLLARIVPLTRTYVSLLAGAEKFSLKYFILYSSLGISIWNIFLVSLGYFIGDNLPLINSIMEKYTFVTLAILIIAVIIFIYLKFFKKEKNTSK
- a CDS encoding DUF975 family protein yields the protein MTDRVECKLKAKELLRGRWENAVGACLLFFVSTFLLSFLLSPIPVFGWIIIALISTFLTGSFIKYCIKLNETEGKVKYLECLISFKTTLKILLCDILIGLVVGIGWIIFTMIFSVAFIASQSIVVFIVVLIILVALGFFIEAILFPVPMILTEDEGVGVMEAIEMSFNITKGYRWKYIVMNLSFIGWMILSFLTFGIGMLWLQPYMMLTYYLFYKGIRSANTTI
- a CDS encoding ribosomal maturation YjgA family protein, whose protein sequence is MRKKYFILTILTMILGLLSRKFMSYVPSLISPYLGDVLWATMVYFGFRFLLPKLNTNTSFLIAILFSFGIEFSQIYQAKWINNIRATTLGGLVLGHGFLWSDLLCYTIGILIGSFIDRLALIKKKL
- a CDS encoding glycoside hydrolase family 98 domain-containing protein; this translates as MKNNLKKYIKYILSVILVFFVGVNGMEVYALEESRDVYLSDLDWLNATHGDDTKSKIVQKNHPFTPGNNNQSTKISLKMEDGSISEFEKGLGTIAGSPSTITYDISGAGVTKFFSYLGIDRSANPINEQYAKVDKIEVVVDGKVIYSTINQFPNGLTYETPAIKVDLNIPENAKRLQLKSYAGEKTWGDEVVYADAKFTAKGDFVNPNDWTPAEKRREISNEKPLLMIPLYANGSKYEKGDYAFWGDDTLVGKWKEVPDDLKPYTVIQLHPDDLPKRDGVAADFYEHMLNEAQSYVNPKTNKNEPIPIVLTVYTAGNVPGYTAAHWLTTEWIEDMYSKYSALQGVFSTENYWVWTDNVESNAAEYLKLSAKYGGYFIWSEQNNGGSIEKAFGSNGKTVFKEAVEKYWENFIFMYKNTPQAEGNDAPTSSYMTGLWLTDYAYQWGGLMDTWKWYETGKWKLFESGNIGKTQGNRQWLTEPEALLGIEAMNIYLNGGCVYNFEHPAYTYGVRNEESPLFSNVIKEFFRYVINNPSPSKNEMRAKTKSLLYGNFTQNGNGNYFVGLNTEMSQSPAYTTGRYGNIPAVPSSIERNKIESRLSGSQIKLIDMNSSELSNITNRKEYFNKLYKEEYNGNIFAQKLDNRWFIYNYKYNENINQKGSFDIANIKSEVTLEPHTYLIMEDNNQSINIKLNNYRTNKDSLWEGAKNADEAKKLPEMSKVDALNWVYDSYIKNTNNGEKRTSVIKLMNIDKAPTITNVNGIEGSYDIPTVKYNSETRSAEITIKNNGNIDFDIVIK